In Methanobacterium paludis, the following proteins share a genomic window:
- the pth2 gene encoding peptidyl-tRNA hydrolase Pth2 produces MKQVIVMRADLKMGRGKIAAQACHASLGAYVRANDSKIKKWEQEGGKKVVVKVDDLRELFEVYEMVKGSDIPHYLVQDAGHTEIPKSTITCIGIGPDEDEIIDKVTQDLKLLK; encoded by the coding sequence ATGAAACAGGTAATAGTTATGAGGGCGGATCTCAAGATGGGAAGAGGTAAAATTGCGGCTCAAGCTTGTCACGCAAGTTTAGGCGCATATGTTAGAGCTAATGACAGTAAAATCAAAAAATGGGAGCAGGAAGGTGGGAAAAAAGTCGTGGTTAAAGTTGATGATCTCAGGGAACTTTTTGAAGTCTACGAAATGGTTAAAGGCTCTGACATCCCACATTATCTTGTTCAAGATGCAGGACATACTGAAATTCCAAAATCAACCATAACATGCATTGGAATAGGCCCTGATGAAGACGAAATAATAGATAAAGTAACTCAGGATCTTAAACTCCTTAAATAG
- a CDS encoding YcaO-related McrA-glycine thioamidation protein yields MFQDVPIKYFGCTHRSISPEKTIKNVEGKLKTAGVTRIAEITHLDRVGIPVYSAIRPSAAEGAVSIYAGKGATKTQAKASAMMESFERYSAEFQGTDGDNIISGVFNEMESSINPKSLILPYSTFDPETSEIEWVKATYLKDEKEYFVPANSVYHPFNPTNGVDLFKSNTNGLASGNRLEEAVFHGMMEVIERDAWSIFEAKHKSKPEVSCEGTENQIIKDILSKFDDAKINVKLVDLTADVEVTTMAAVSDDPVLKDPALLTLGVGTHLDPEIAAIRALTEVAQSRATQIHGTREDTVRAVFMRKAGYERMKRINKHWFGESEKKIDISEIKNRSGKSFKEDIGTSFKLLEKCGFDDVLYVDLTRPEIQIPVVRVIIPGLEVYSLDADRVGNRLV; encoded by the coding sequence ATGTTTCAAGATGTTCCAATAAAGTATTTTGGCTGCACACATAGGTCCATATCTCCTGAAAAGACAATAAAGAATGTTGAAGGTAAATTAAAGACCGCAGGAGTTACCAGAATAGCTGAGATAACTCACTTAGACCGTGTGGGGATACCTGTTTATTCTGCAATACGTCCCTCCGCTGCAGAAGGTGCTGTGAGCATATATGCTGGTAAAGGAGCTACAAAAACCCAAGCAAAGGCATCTGCAATGATGGAATCGTTTGAAAGATATTCAGCAGAGTTTCAGGGTACTGATGGGGATAATATCATTTCAGGAGTCTTTAATGAAATGGAAAGTTCCATAAACCCAAAATCATTGATACTTCCATATTCCACATTTGATCCAGAGACATCTGAGATTGAATGGGTGAAAGCTACATATTTAAAGGATGAAAAAGAGTATTTTGTACCTGCAAATTCGGTTTACCATCCATTCAACCCAACAAATGGTGTTGATTTATTCAAGTCAAATACAAACGGTCTTGCATCTGGAAACAGACTGGAAGAAGCTGTTTTCCATGGTATGATGGAAGTCATAGAGAGGGATGCATGGAGCATCTTCGAGGCCAAACATAAGTCCAAACCAGAAGTGAGTTGTGAAGGTACTGAAAATCAGATAATAAAAGATATATTATCCAAATTCGATGATGCAAAAATCAATGTGAAGCTTGTGGATTTAACGGCGGATGTGGAAGTTACAACCATGGCCGCAGTTTCAGATGACCCCGTCCTTAAGGATCCTGCTCTCTTAACATTGGGAGTTGGAACTCACCTCGACCCGGAAATAGCTGCAATAAGGGCTCTTACAGAAGTAGCACAAAGTCGAGCAACTCAAATACATGGAACAAGGGAAGATACGGTTCGAGCAGTCTTCATGCGGAAGGCCGGATACGAACGGATGAAACGAATTAACAAACACTGGTTCGGAGAGTCAGAGAAAAAAATTGATATTTCCGAGATTAAGAATAGATCCGGAAAATCTTTTAAAGAAGATATAGGAACCTCTTTCAAGTTGCTTGAAAAATGTGGGTTTGATGATGTTTTATACGTAGATCTAACTCGTCCTGAGATTCAAATACCTGTTGTTAGGGTTATAATTCCGGGATTAGAGGTTTATTCTCTTGACGCTGATAGGGTTGGGAACAGGCTGGTTTAA